In Lysobacter firmicutimachus, one genomic interval encodes:
- a CDS encoding helix-turn-helix domain-containing protein, with amino-acid sequence MSPGAAYRTCHARGASLATHRHRHAYAALVLDGDYTESSVDGPLPCTPGTLVLHPAYHAHGDRFGGLGAQAINLDLPERGWLDAGPSDNRAFGQAPARVRSSETGRSGMGGPDAVLAAFGASAWRVHHLGEALEVFARCPQRLPELLACAVPQAPSPLPDWQGELLRRMADSEDEIGVLAGRLGVSAEHASRALTRSYGMSPRALRRELRWRRALRLLATDLPLAEVAAAAGFADQSHLHRIVVAHAGCTPATLRRQIKYVQDPAPAQAA; translated from the coding sequence ATGAGCCCGGGCGCCGCCTATCGCACCTGCCACGCACGCGGCGCCAGCCTGGCGACGCATCGCCATCGCCACGCTTACGCGGCCTTGGTGCTGGACGGCGACTACACCGAATCCAGCGTCGACGGTCCGTTGCCGTGCACCCCGGGCACGCTGGTGCTGCACCCCGCCTATCACGCCCACGGCGACCGTTTCGGCGGGCTCGGCGCGCAGGCGATCAACCTCGATCTGCCCGAGCGCGGGTGGCTCGATGCCGGTCCGTCCGACAACCGCGCGTTCGGACAGGCGCCGGCCCGGGTGCGGTCGAGCGAGACCGGTCGATCCGGCATGGGCGGGCCGGACGCAGTCCTGGCCGCGTTCGGTGCCAGCGCCTGGCGCGTGCATCACCTGGGCGAGGCGCTGGAGGTGTTCGCGCGTTGCCCGCAGCGATTGCCGGAATTGCTGGCCTGCGCCGTGCCGCAGGCCCCGTCGCCATTGCCGGATTGGCAAGGCGAACTGCTGCGGCGCATGGCCGACAGCGAGGACGAGATCGGCGTGCTCGCCGGCCGGCTTGGCGTGTCGGCCGAGCACGCCAGCCGCGCGCTGACCCGCAGCTACGGCATGTCGCCGCGCGCATTGCGGCGCGAACTGCGTTGGCGCCGCGCGTTGCGACTGCTGGCCACCGATCTGCCCTTGGCCGAGGTCGCCGCGGCGGCGGGCTTCGCCGATCAGAGCCATCTGCACCGGATCGTGGTCGCCCACGCCGGTTGCACCCCGGCGACCTTGCGCCGGCAGATCAAGTACGTACAAGACCCGGCGCCGGCGCAGGCGGCCTAA
- a CDS encoding SRPBCC domain-containing protein — MWLMLAGGHAGATVKDAAANGFTVENEQTVPVAPDAAWKALVEDIDRWWPKDHTWWGQASRLSLQPHAGGCFCEIGKDGKQQALHMTVSFVDPGKTLRLLGGLGPLQGMGLHGALEFKLAATADGGTRIVMSYRAGGYTPDDLSKFVAVVDQVQGLQLQGLGDYLRRAPANPAAIRPAATPSSATEAGRAAVQPDPQR, encoded by the coding sequence ATGTGGCTGATGCTGGCCGGCGGCCACGCCGGCGCGACGGTCAAGGACGCGGCCGCGAACGGGTTCACGGTCGAGAACGAGCAGACCGTGCCGGTGGCGCCGGACGCGGCCTGGAAGGCGCTGGTCGAGGACATCGACCGTTGGTGGCCGAAGGACCACACCTGGTGGGGCCAGGCCTCGCGCCTGTCGCTGCAGCCGCACGCCGGCGGCTGCTTCTGCGAGATCGGCAAGGACGGCAAGCAGCAGGCCCTGCACATGACGGTGAGTTTCGTCGACCCGGGCAAGACCCTGCGCCTGCTCGGCGGCCTCGGCCCGCTGCAGGGCATGGGCCTGCACGGCGCGCTGGAGTTCAAGCTCGCCGCGACCGCCGACGGCGGCACCCGCATCGTCATGAGCTATCGCGCCGGCGGCTACACCCCCGACGACCTGAGCAAGTTCGTCGCCGTGGTCGATCAGGTGCAAGGCCTGCAATTGCAGGGGCTCGGCGATTACCTGCGGCGCGCGCCGGCGAACCCGGCGGCCATCCGACCGGCCGCGACCCCATCGAGCGCCACCGAGGCCGGCCGCGCCGCCGTCCAGCCCGATCCGCAGCGATGA
- a CDS encoding ATP-binding cassette domain-containing protein, translated as MPLITVQNVDYSVGGPLLLENVELAIEPGERIALIGRNGAGKSTLMKLLAGELQPDDGEVRRENGARVARLEQEVPAGATGSVFDVVADGLGELGAWLAEYHHLSHAEIYDADAVAKVQAKIEDAQGWALDQRVTETLTRLGLDGEAAFTGLSGGMKRRVLLARALVSAPDLLLLDEPTNHLDIEAIDWLEQFLKSWQGALLFVTHDRRFLRALATRIVEIDRGQVTSWPGDWDNYLRRREERLNAEAQENARFDKLLAQEEVWIRQGIKARRTRDEGRVRRLKAMRNERAARRDAVGNVRMEFAQSEASGRKVIEAKDVNFGYGGQPMLSDFSTTVFRGDRIGLIGPNGSGKTTLLKILLGDLSPGTGEVREGSKLQIAYFDQYRATLREDWNAIENVAEGREYVEVGGKSKHVIGYLQDFLFTPERARAPITRLSGGERNRLLLAKLFAQPSNLLVMDEPTNDLDVETLELLEELLGDYPGTLLLVSHDRDFLDNVVTSTLVMEGEGRVGEYVGGYSDWLRQRAQPAAPIAASAKPAVKVEAAAAAAAPAASKRKLSYKDARELEQLPLRIEELETRLAQLTAQMNEAAFYQRDSAAINAHNASLAQTQAELDHAYARWAELEG; from the coding sequence ATGCCCCTGATTACCGTCCAGAACGTCGACTACAGCGTCGGCGGCCCGCTCCTGCTCGAAAACGTCGAGTTGGCCATCGAACCCGGCGAACGCATCGCCCTGATCGGCCGCAACGGCGCCGGCAAGTCCACGCTGATGAAGCTGCTGGCCGGCGAATTGCAGCCCGACGACGGCGAGGTACGGCGCGAAAACGGCGCGCGGGTGGCGCGGCTGGAGCAGGAAGTGCCGGCCGGCGCGACCGGCAGCGTGTTCGATGTGGTCGCCGACGGTCTGGGCGAACTGGGCGCGTGGTTGGCCGAGTACCACCATCTCAGCCATGCCGAGATCTACGACGCCGACGCGGTCGCCAAGGTGCAGGCCAAGATCGAGGACGCCCAGGGCTGGGCCCTGGACCAGCGCGTGACCGAGACCCTGACCCGGCTCGGCCTGGACGGCGAGGCCGCCTTCACCGGCCTGTCCGGCGGCATGAAGCGGCGCGTGCTGCTGGCGCGCGCGTTGGTCTCGGCGCCCGACCTGCTGCTGCTCGACGAGCCGACCAACCACCTCGACATCGAGGCGATCGACTGGCTGGAGCAGTTCCTCAAGTCCTGGCAGGGCGCGCTGCTGTTCGTCACCCACGACCGCCGCTTCCTGCGCGCGCTGGCGACCCGGATCGTCGAGATCGACCGCGGTCAGGTCACCAGCTGGCCGGGCGACTGGGACAATTACCTGCGTCGGCGCGAGGAACGGCTCAACGCCGAGGCGCAGGAGAACGCGCGCTTCGACAAGCTGCTGGCGCAGGAAGAGGTGTGGATCCGCCAGGGCATCAAGGCCCGCCGCACTCGCGACGAAGGCCGGGTGCGCCGGCTCAAGGCGATGCGCAACGAGCGCGCCGCGCGCCGCGACGCGGTCGGCAACGTGCGCATGGAGTTCGCCCAGTCCGAAGCCTCCGGACGCAAGGTCATCGAAGCCAAGGACGTGAACTTCGGCTACGGCGGGCAGCCGATGCTGAGCGACTTTTCGACCACCGTGTTCCGCGGCGACCGGATCGGCTTGATCGGCCCCAACGGCAGCGGCAAGACCACCTTGCTGAAGATCCTGCTCGGCGACCTGAGCCCGGGCACGGGCGAGGTGCGCGAGGGCAGCAAGCTGCAGATCGCCTATTTCGACCAGTACCGCGCGACGCTGCGCGAGGACTGGAACGCGATCGAGAATGTCGCCGAGGGCCGCGAGTATGTCGAGGTCGGCGGCAAGAGCAAGCACGTGATCGGCTACCTGCAGGACTTCCTATTCACCCCGGAACGTGCGCGGGCGCCGATCACCCGCCTGTCCGGCGGCGAGCGCAATCGTCTGCTGCTGGCCAAGCTGTTCGCCCAGCCGTCGAATCTGCTGGTGATGGACGAACCCACCAACGACCTCGACGTCGAAACGCTGGAACTGCTGGAAGAACTGCTCGGCGACTACCCCGGCACCTTGCTGCTGGTCAGCCACGACCGCGATTTCCTCGACAACGTGGTCACCTCGACCCTGGTGATGGAAGGCGAAGGGCGGGTCGGCGAGTACGTCGGCGGTTACAGCGACTGGCTGCGCCAACGCGCGCAGCCGGCGGCGCCGATCGCCGCGTCGGCGAAGCCGGCCGTCAAGGTCGAAGCGGCCGCCGCCGCGGCGGCGCCGGCCGCGAGCAAGCGCAAGCTCAGCTACAAGGACGCGCGCGAGCTGGAGCAGCTGCCGCTGCGGATCGAGGAGCTGGAAACCCGCCTGGCCCAGCTCACCGCGCAAATGAACGAGGCCGCGTTCTACCAGCGCGACAGCGCCGCGATCAACGCCCACAACGCCAGCCTGGCCCAGACCCAGGCCGAGCTCGACCACGCCTACGCGCGCTGGGCCGAACTGGAAGGCTGA
- a CDS encoding GNAT family N-acetyltransferase, with protein sequence MHSAIHLHVLGPSDLSLHPAYCDYVAQVFTQADFRRWCEWGQWSDSYRAFCLVEGGRVVANASLSRMRLWIDGKDVEGFQLGAVGCLTGHRGQGLARRAMQAALAVCGRAPVLLFANPTVLDFYPRFGFAAAPQWRFESRVELRPGAEPAPALDLADPVWRAEFLRLATVAAPSAGAFAARDYGRIATWYAANGYASPLRRLDRDTLVFAQVEDGMLTIEDVFCAAPERFDPVAAVPRLIDAPVRALRFGFGPPRGWPRAEAVAIEDDAHLFVRGLDLQALPAHRFPLLART encoded by the coding sequence ATGCATTCCGCCATCCACCTGCACGTTCTCGGTCCTTCCGACCTGTCTCTGCATCCGGCCTATTGCGACTATGTCGCCCAGGTCTTCACCCAGGCCGACTTCCGTCGCTGGTGCGAGTGGGGGCAGTGGAGCGACAGCTACCGCGCGTTCTGCCTGGTGGAAGGCGGGCGGGTGGTCGCCAACGCATCGCTGTCGCGCATGCGCCTGTGGATCGACGGCAAGGACGTCGAAGGTTTCCAGCTCGGCGCGGTCGGCTGTTTGACGGGCCACCGCGGACAGGGGCTGGCGCGGCGGGCGATGCAGGCCGCGTTGGCGGTCTGCGGCCGTGCCCCGGTGCTGTTGTTCGCCAACCCGACGGTGCTGGACTTCTATCCGCGGTTCGGCTTCGCGGCCGCGCCGCAGTGGCGGTTCGAAAGCCGCGTCGAACTGCGTCCCGGGGCCGAGCCGGCGCCGGCGCTGGACTTGGCCGACCCGGTCTGGCGGGCCGAATTCCTGCGTCTGGCCACCGTTGCGGCCCCGTCGGCCGGGGCCTTCGCCGCCCGCGACTATGGCCGCATCGCGACTTGGTACGCCGCCAACGGCTACGCCTCGCCTTTGCGACGGCTCGATCGCGACACCCTGGTGTTCGCCCAGGTCGAGGACGGGATGCTGACGATCGAAGACGTGTTCTGCGCCGCCCCGGAGCGTTTCGACCCGGTCGCGGCCGTGCCGCGATTGATCGACGCGCCGGTGCGAGCCCTGCGTTTCGGCTTCGGCCCGCCGCGCGGCTGGCCGCGGGCCGAAGCGGTGGCGATCGAGGACGATGCGCACCTGTTCGTGCGCGGGCTCGACCTGCAGGCGCTGCCCGCACACCGCTTTCCGCTGCTGGCGCGGACCTGA
- a CDS encoding protein adenylyltransferase SelO gives MLSLRFDNAFVRELPGDPESGPGVRQVYGAAYSRTLPTPVAAPRLLAHSAEMAGILGIGEDDLAGSEFAAVFGGNALLPGMDPYAANYGGHQFGHWAGQLGDGRAITLGEAVTAAGERWELQLKGAGPTPYSRSADGRAVLRSSIREFLCSEAMHHLGVPTTRALSLVGTGEAVVRDMFYDGHPQAEPGAIVCRVAPSFIRFGNFELPASRGETGLLKQLVDFCIRRDFPHLQGDEPARHAAWFGEVCERTARLMAHWMRVGFVHGVMNTDNLSVLGLTIDYGPYGWIDAYDPDWTPNTTDAGRGRYRYGQQPQVAYWNLSRLAGALSLLIPVEALQDGLRRYVDTYNAAEAEAIAAKLGLRDCAEGDIERMQRLREWLQTHEIDMTIFFRALAEVDVEAEAPDPAPLAEAAYDSDKAAAGAPALRAWLADYAARVRADALPAAQRRARMHAANPRYVLRNYLAQQAIDRAEQGDLGGVHELLEVMRRPYQDQPGREAFAAKRPDWARDRAGCSMLSCSS, from the coding sequence ATGCTCTCGCTGCGTTTCGACAATGCCTTCGTCCGCGAACTTCCCGGCGATCCCGAGTCGGGGCCGGGTGTACGCCAGGTGTATGGCGCGGCGTATTCGCGCACGCTGCCGACCCCGGTCGCCGCGCCGCGCCTGCTGGCGCATTCGGCCGAGATGGCGGGCATTCTGGGCATCGGCGAGGACGATCTGGCCGGCTCGGAGTTCGCCGCGGTGTTCGGCGGCAACGCCTTGCTGCCCGGGATGGACCCCTACGCGGCCAACTACGGCGGTCACCAGTTCGGGCATTGGGCCGGCCAGCTCGGCGACGGCCGCGCGATCACCCTCGGCGAGGCGGTGACTGCGGCCGGCGAGCGTTGGGAATTGCAGCTCAAAGGCGCCGGGCCGACGCCTTACTCGCGCAGTGCCGACGGCCGCGCGGTGTTGCGCTCGTCGATCCGCGAGTTCCTGTGCAGCGAGGCCATGCACCACCTGGGCGTGCCGACCACGCGCGCGCTGAGCCTGGTCGGCACCGGCGAGGCGGTGGTGCGCGACATGTTCTACGACGGCCATCCGCAGGCCGAACCGGGCGCGATCGTGTGCCGGGTCGCGCCTTCGTTCATCCGCTTCGGCAATTTCGAATTGCCGGCCTCGCGCGGCGAAACCGGATTGCTGAAGCAGCTGGTGGACTTCTGCATCCGCCGCGATTTTCCGCATCTGCAGGGCGACGAACCGGCGCGCCATGCGGCCTGGTTCGGCGAGGTCTGCGAGCGCACCGCCAGGCTGATGGCGCACTGGATGCGGGTCGGCTTCGTGCACGGAGTCATGAACACCGACAATCTTTCGGTGCTGGGCCTGACCATCGACTACGGCCCTTACGGCTGGATCGACGCCTACGACCCGGACTGGACGCCGAACACCACCGACGCCGGCCGCGGCCGCTATCGCTACGGCCAGCAGCCGCAGGTCGCGTACTGGAACCTGAGCCGGTTGGCCGGGGCCTTGTCGCTGCTGATCCCGGTCGAGGCCCTGCAGGACGGCCTGCGCCGTTATGTCGATACCTACAACGCGGCCGAGGCCGAGGCGATCGCGGCCAAGCTCGGCCTGCGCGATTGCGCGGAGGGCGACATCGAGCGCATGCAGCGCCTGCGCGAGTGGCTGCAGACGCACGAGATCGACATGACGATCTTTTTCCGTGCCCTGGCCGAGGTCGACGTCGAGGCCGAGGCGCCCGATCCGGCGCCGCTGGCCGAGGCCGCCTACGATTCCGACAAGGCCGCCGCCGGCGCGCCGGCCTTGCGGGCCTGGCTGGCCGACTACGCCGCCCGTGTCCGTGCCGATGCGCTGCCCGCGGCGCAGCGGCGCGCGCGCATGCACGCGGCCAACCCGCGCTACGTGCTGCGCAATTACCTGGCGCAGCAGGCGATCGACCGCGCCGAGCAGGGCGACCTCGGCGGCGTGCACGAACTGCTGGAGGTGATGCGGCGGCCGTACCAGGACCAGCCAGGACGCGAAGCCTTCGCGGCCAAGCGCCCCGACTGGGCGCGCGATCGCGCCGGGTGTTCGATGCTGTCGTGCAGTTCCTGA
- a CDS encoding glutathione S-transferase, whose amino-acid sequence MITVHHLNNSRSQRVLWLLEELELPYRIVRYQRDPKTLLAPAELRAVHPLGKSPVVELDGQVLAESAAIIETLCERYDGEHRLSPPLQPLDGEERRRYRYWMHYAEGSAMPPLLLSLVFARLKSAPMPFFVKPVARGIADKALSAFVGPQLALHLGYIESELGRHEWFAGERFTAADIQMSFPVEAAAARAGGERPRMQAFVERIRARPAYQRALEKGGPYSLLS is encoded by the coding sequence ATGATCACGGTCCACCACCTCAACAACTCCCGTTCCCAGCGCGTGCTGTGGCTGTTGGAGGAACTGGAGCTGCCGTACCGGATCGTGCGCTACCAGCGCGATCCCAAGACCCTGCTGGCGCCGGCGGAACTGCGCGCGGTGCATCCGCTGGGGAAATCGCCGGTGGTGGAACTGGACGGGCAGGTGCTGGCCGAGTCGGCGGCGATCATCGAAACGCTGTGCGAGCGCTACGACGGCGAGCACCGGCTGTCGCCGCCGTTGCAGCCGCTGGACGGCGAGGAGCGTCGGCGCTATCGCTATTGGATGCATTACGCCGAGGGCTCGGCGATGCCGCCGTTGTTGCTGAGCCTGGTGTTCGCGCGGCTGAAGTCGGCGCCGATGCCGTTTTTCGTCAAGCCGGTCGCGCGCGGGATCGCCGACAAGGCCCTGTCGGCCTTCGTCGGGCCGCAGTTGGCCCTGCACCTGGGATACATCGAAAGCGAACTGGGCCGGCACGAATGGTTCGCCGGCGAGCGCTTCACCGCGGCCGATATCCAGATGAGTTTTCCGGTCGAGGCCGCGGCGGCGCGCGCCGGCGGCGAGCGGCCGAGGATGCAGGCCTTCGTCGAGCGCATTCGCGCCCGCCCGGCCTACCAGCGGGCGCTGGAGAAGGGCGGGCCCTATTCGCTGTTGAGCTGA
- a CDS encoding YaiI/YqxD family protein → MSDASSPPITPQIWVDADACPGPIKEILFRAADRARIPLTLVANQWLRTPPSPYIRAIQVPGGLDVADNEIVQRLAAGDLVVTQDIPLASLALEKGAVALNPRGDLYTRDNIAERLSVRNFMEELRGAGVQTGGPAAFHARDRQAFAAQLDRWLARRPR, encoded by the coding sequence ATGAGCGATGCCTCTTCCCCGCCAATCACACCGCAGATCTGGGTCGACGCCGACGCCTGCCCCGGCCCGATCAAGGAGATCCTGTTCCGCGCCGCGGACCGGGCCCGGATTCCGCTGACCCTGGTCGCCAACCAATGGCTGCGCACTCCGCCCTCGCCCTACATCCGCGCGATCCAGGTGCCGGGCGGGCTGGACGTGGCCGACAACGAGATCGTGCAGCGGCTGGCCGCGGGCGACCTGGTGGTGACCCAGGACATTCCGCTGGCCTCGCTGGCGCTGGAGAAAGGCGCGGTGGCCTTGAATCCGCGGGGCGATCTCTACACCCGCGACAACATCGCCGAGCGCTTGTCGGTGCGCAATTTCATGGAGGAGCTGCGCGGCGCCGGGGTGCAGACCGGCGGCCCCGCCGCGTTCCATGCCCGCGACCGCCAGGCCTTCGCTGCGCAACTGGACCGCTGGCTGGCACGGCGCCCGCGCTGA
- a CDS encoding MFS transporter — translation MNPLDPHAASDSPAVRADAAPEPPGAPGANDAMPASVAAAADSSAPSCAIGARERLSTRIAFFVAGVAMAAWAPLVPYAKARTGVDEGTLGLLLLALGAGSIAAMPLTGALAARYGCRKVILLAGAAVCACLPLLAYCASVPGLALALFGFGAAIGTIDVAINIQAVIVEKAGGRALMSGFHGFFSVGGIAGAGLVGGLLWWQATPLTAALAAAVALAVLLSAGSRGLLRYGAGGGGAMFALPRGAVALIGALCFVVFLAEGAMLDWSALLLVSARGVDSSAAGIGYAAFALAMTVGRFNGDRIVQRFGPRRVQAVGGACAALGFLLAAALPSPIATLLGFVLIGLGCSNIVPILFSAAGQQRAMPAAAAISAVSTLGYAGILAGPAAIGAIARIGGLPLAFALLGLALVAVAAGARIARQA, via the coding sequence ATGAATCCGCTCGATCCTCACGCCGCCTCCGACTCGCCCGCCGTGCGCGCCGACGCCGCGCCGGAGCCGCCCGGCGCGCCGGGCGCAAACGACGCGATGCCCGCCTCGGTGGCCGCTGCGGCGGATTCTTCCGCGCCCTCCTGCGCGATCGGCGCGCGCGAGCGCCTGTCGACCCGCATCGCCTTCTTCGTCGCCGGGGTGGCGATGGCGGCATGGGCGCCGCTGGTGCCTTACGCCAAGGCGCGCACCGGCGTCGACGAAGGCACCTTGGGCCTGCTGTTGCTCGCGCTCGGCGCCGGCTCGATCGCGGCGATGCCGCTGACCGGCGCGCTGGCCGCTCGCTACGGTTGTCGCAAGGTGATCCTGCTGGCCGGTGCCGCGGTCTGCGCCTGCCTGCCCTTGCTGGCGTACTGCGCGTCGGTGCCGGGTTTGGCCTTGGCGCTGTTCGGCTTCGGCGCGGCGATCGGCACCATCGACGTGGCGATCAACATCCAGGCGGTGATCGTCGAGAAAGCCGGCGGCCGCGCGCTGATGTCGGGTTTCCATGGGTTTTTCAGCGTCGGCGGCATCGCCGGCGCCGGTCTGGTCGGCGGCCTGCTGTGGTGGCAGGCCACGCCGTTGACCGCGGCGCTGGCCGCCGCGGTCGCGCTGGCGGTGCTGCTGTCGGCGGGCAGCCGGGGACTGTTGCGCTACGGCGCAGGGGGCGGCGGCGCGATGTTCGCGCTGCCGCGAGGCGCGGTGGCGCTGATCGGCGCGCTGTGCTTCGTGGTGTTCCTGGCCGAAGGCGCGATGCTGGACTGGAGCGCGCTGCTGCTGGTGTCGGCGCGCGGCGTCGACTCCAGCGCGGCCGGCATCGGTTATGCGGCCTTCGCCCTGGCGATGACCGTCGGCCGCTTCAACGGCGACCGCATCGTCCAACGCTTCGGGCCGCGCCGGGTGCAGGCCGTCGGCGGCGCCTGCGCCGCGCTCGGCTTCCTGCTCGCCGCGGCGTTGCCGTCGCCGATCGCGACCCTGCTCGGTTTCGTTCTGATCGGACTGGGCTGCTCGAACATCGTGCCGATCCTGTTCAGCGCCGCCGGCCAGCAGCGCGCGATGCCGGCGGCCGCGGCGATCTCGGCGGTCAGCACCCTGGGCTATGCCGGCATCCTCGCCGGCCCGGCCGCGATCGGCGCGATCGCGCGCATCGGCGGCCTGCCGCTGGCGTTCGCATTGTTGGGCCTGGCCTTGGTCGCGGTCGCGGCCGGCGCGCGCATCGCCCGCCAGGCTTGA
- a CDS encoding DeoR/GlpR family DNA-binding transcription regulator: protein MSTEELLPQQRQGLILQRLLAQGRVIAVDLARELEVSHDTIRRDLREMAAAGMCRRVYGGALPLSPDHGPLARRRGLEPARKAALARAAVALVEPGQLLFLDAGSTNLAIAEALPADCRLTVATNAPAIAARLAEREDLQLIVIGGRVDPRVGASLGRAATRDAEALRSDLYFLGVCGADADVGVSALDYEDAQFKQAVAAASRAVVATATDDKLGTAARYPVLGADALHALVIEHGGDTAQADAFAHRGVRVLRAAPAR, encoded by the coding sequence ATGTCCACCGAAGAACTGCTGCCGCAGCAACGCCAGGGCCTGATCCTGCAGCGCCTGCTGGCCCAGGGCCGGGTGATCGCGGTCGATCTGGCGCGCGAACTGGAGGTCTCGCACGACACCATCCGCCGCGATCTGCGCGAAATGGCCGCGGCCGGGATGTGCCGGCGCGTCTACGGCGGCGCCTTGCCCCTGTCCCCGGATCACGGCCCGCTGGCCCGCCGACGGGGCCTGGAGCCGGCACGCAAGGCGGCACTCGCGCGCGCCGCGGTGGCGTTGGTCGAGCCCGGCCAACTGCTGTTCCTCGACGCCGGCTCGACCAATCTGGCGATCGCCGAGGCCTTGCCGGCGGACTGTCGGCTGACCGTGGCCACCAACGCGCCGGCGATCGCCGCGCGCCTGGCCGAGCGCGAGGATCTGCAGCTGATCGTGATCGGCGGCCGGGTCGATCCGCGCGTCGGCGCCAGCCTCGGCCGCGCCGCGACCCGCGATGCCGAGGCCTTGCGCAGCGATCTGTATTTTCTCGGCGTGTGCGGCGCCGACGCCGACGTCGGCGTGAGCGCGCTGGACTACGAGGACGCGCAGTTCAAGCAGGCCGTCGCCGCGGCCAGCCGCGCGGTGGTGGCGACCGCGACCGACGACAAGCTGGGTACCGCGGCGCGCTATCCGGTGCTGGGCGCCGACGCGCTGCACGCGCTGGTGATCGAGCACGGCGGCGACACGGCCCAGGCCGACGCCTTCGCCCACCGCGGCGTACGCGTGCTGCGCGCCGCGCCAGCGCGATGA